From Natrinema amylolyticum, the proteins below share one genomic window:
- a CDS encoding acyl-CoA thioesterase/bile acid-CoA:amino acid N-acyltransferase family protein, which yields MGAIGGCVDDVTADDEREPTFDHPDTVPIDDPFTLEIGGLPTDTDVEVVATVEDGRGVSWSASATYDVTDGTIDLDADVPIAGDYDVADTMRLIQHMEPATDSRAPYVPRPEERLSVEVATDEAVVGSTTVTRPFGDPGVTATEFDHERLVGEVFEPPGTEPAPAVVALHGSRGEPATGMARLLASNGFVALALQYFGADGLPSELVEVPVEFVDEAASWLLEHERVAGSQVGLIGGSKGGELALLAGSQFDSIGAVVGISASGVAWEGVSMTDVSPGPSWTLEGEPVPYVPYADDPSVRDRSPPFEFEPLYVASFDAASDEEIDDATIPVEEIDGPVLLVSGGADRLWNAVELSAVAIDRLEAHGDDAEYDHLVFEDAGHAIQFPYVPTANRRVIRPYVLGGTPAGYAEADAEHWPRALETLRRRERS from the coding sequence GTGGGAGCAATTGGCGGCTGCGTCGACGACGTGACGGCCGACGACGAACGCGAGCCGACCTTCGATCACCCAGATACCGTCCCCATCGACGACCCGTTCACGCTCGAGATCGGCGGACTACCGACGGATACCGACGTCGAGGTCGTCGCGACAGTCGAGGACGGCCGCGGTGTGTCTTGGTCGGCGAGCGCAACGTACGACGTGACGGATGGAACGATCGATCTCGATGCCGATGTTCCGATAGCGGGCGATTACGACGTGGCCGACACCATGCGATTGATTCAGCACATGGAACCGGCGACCGATAGCCGAGCGCCGTACGTTCCGCGACCGGAGGAACGCCTCTCCGTGGAGGTGGCCACCGACGAGGCCGTCGTCGGCTCGACGACGGTCACGCGACCCTTCGGGGACCCCGGCGTCACCGCTACCGAATTCGATCACGAGCGGCTCGTCGGCGAGGTCTTCGAACCACCGGGAACGGAACCCGCGCCCGCCGTCGTCGCGCTGCACGGATCCAGAGGCGAACCGGCGACCGGGATGGCACGGCTGCTCGCGTCGAACGGATTCGTCGCGCTCGCGCTCCAGTATTTCGGCGCCGACGGGCTACCGTCGGAACTCGTCGAGGTACCGGTCGAGTTCGTCGACGAGGCGGCGTCGTGGCTCCTCGAGCACGAGCGGGTCGCGGGCTCGCAGGTCGGTCTCATCGGCGGCTCCAAGGGCGGGGAACTCGCGCTGCTGGCCGGGAGTCAGTTCGACTCGATCGGTGCCGTCGTCGGGATCAGCGCGAGCGGCGTCGCCTGGGAAGGGGTCTCGATGACGGACGTCTCTCCCGGCCCGTCTTGGACGCTCGAGGGCGAACCCGTTCCGTACGTCCCGTACGCCGACGATCCGTCCGTTCGGGACCGGAGCCCGCCCTTCGAATTCGAACCGCTGTACGTTGCATCGTTCGATGCGGCGTCCGACGAAGAGATCGACGACGCGACGATCCCCGTCGAGGAGATCGACGGTCCCGTGTTACTCGTTTCCGGCGGTGCAGACAGGCTGTGGAACGCCGTCGAACTGTCGGCGGTCGCGATCGACCGACTCGAGGCCCACGGCGACGACGCTGAGTACGACCATCTGGTCTTCGAGGATGCGGGCCACGCGATCCAATTTCCCTACGTGCCGACCGCAAATCGGCGCGTGATTCGGCCGTACGTGCTCGGCGGGACACCAGCGGGATACGCGGAAGCGGACGCCGAGCACTGGCCGCGGGCGCTCGAGACGTTGCGACGACGGGAGCGTTCGTAA
- a CDS encoding PQQ-binding-like beta-propeller repeat protein, which translates to MPNGPSEGQGDGVEVTVGIDRLEAFLTADDPDVREYAAKTLANEASNRPGDVRSAVESLTDRLGDEPSIRSHAAAALSAVAAAFPRETRDAAPALTDRLEGSGAVRADAADALASIAADDPSAVSDSATALAAYVTADEERVRVRTTDALASIADDDPESVVPVADEITAATDDETVAVRENATATLAAIAAHDPDAVLNAVDRLVDCLEDEPAVREHAARALRSVAAERPSAVATAVEPIAAGLTDERESVRADVAAALEAVATDRPESVGAVVDRLASSLDAEAAVREAAVAAVRAVIGTVPDAVVPAVGPLVERLEDSLETVRIDAAAALATLATERPDAVEPAVEPLADRLADGDPPVRRHGVAAIATVGDETPAALVPVVGELADVLAADDNDDDVRLEAARAIAAVAETRPRSIRPIVPRLADRLADSHEPVRDHAVDALGAVALADADDEVDVPALIDRLEADDEWVRGYAARRLAEIAESGVADPHPAVRSLRRRLDHDSAAVRRSAARDLVPIAAERPREAREAVPSLGDRLSDDDASVRNNAALALSRLAETHPDDVRPALNGLFAVVDDSDRSVRETVRETLTAVASVSRGDCRPPVALAVAEVDADEAAIRVAACEALAVLGCETGAETTAAVGAVCDLLVEPTSRVRAAALDTLETLLAADIETEPTPSEAVVEIVSADDERATAVATALADIARIDPELIAEAATPLVEQLRAATGDRRRALVRTLTTVVGATDRRPVTELLLGDLESADADRASIARDIARSAAAAPADAVTCRDRLIDLVDDDDDAVRGYATLALGTLAVTGDDGSALSEALGDVDDRLLDAASLVSGGETPSLDGIEDQLSGLGTRVADEPWVAGLAVLALSVLADEAERLRPTGVSEIATGLTVESPVVRATAGRTLATMAADDPRGLEAATDELRAALSDPDADVRATAGSALAEVAAATDSLAADEDLVAALRSRLADPDGRVRARAIRTLTALEAVDSLPAIQPLVDDPVPAVSTAATTATARLEDARDEGVAESDWPMARAGPAGTGFAGDGDALGGRPAKRWRVETDGTADAPPTLVGDTVFVTTDDGRVAALALEDGSERWRVETDAPIGTTPAVVDETVYVGGDAAIDALDLETGDRAWRYRTDAAVRTSPVVADGTVYVGGETLHAIDADTGRPVWTAPLADALVGVAVDDGVMYAACEERVIALAADDGSRRWETDLDLEGAGRTSPAVADGTVFVARGGTLYALSTADGSRRFRFDTGGRFAASPAVADGRVYAASTDGSVYAVDATTGAEHWRVDAGELTTDPVVIDDAVCLGTGDGHVTALATGDGSRQWELAVEPVTDVTAIAVASGRLCLVGPDGITAIGDAQSSWKESISGLFTRFGNGSS; encoded by the coding sequence GTGCCGAACGGACCGAGCGAGGGACAGGGAGACGGCGTCGAAGTCACCGTCGGTATCGATCGACTCGAGGCGTTCCTGACGGCCGACGATCCCGACGTCAGAGAGTACGCCGCCAAGACGCTGGCCAACGAGGCGTCGAATCGTCCGGGGGACGTCCGCTCCGCGGTCGAATCGCTGACCGACCGTCTCGGGGACGAGCCGTCGATCAGGTCTCACGCGGCCGCGGCGCTGTCGGCCGTCGCGGCCGCCTTCCCGAGGGAGACCCGAGACGCCGCCCCGGCGCTGACCGACCGGCTCGAGGGATCGGGGGCGGTACGGGCGGACGCGGCGGACGCGCTCGCCTCGATCGCCGCAGACGATCCGAGCGCCGTCAGCGATTCGGCGACGGCGCTCGCGGCCTACGTGACCGCCGACGAGGAGCGCGTCCGCGTCCGAACGACGGACGCGCTCGCCTCGATCGCCGACGACGACCCCGAATCGGTCGTTCCCGTCGCTGACGAGATCACGGCCGCGACCGACGACGAGACCGTCGCGGTCCGAGAGAACGCGACGGCGACCCTCGCAGCGATCGCGGCCCACGACCCCGACGCCGTCCTCAATGCCGTCGATCGGCTCGTCGACTGTCTCGAGGACGAGCCGGCCGTCAGGGAACACGCCGCTCGAGCGCTCCGGTCCGTCGCGGCCGAACGACCGTCAGCGGTCGCGACGGCGGTCGAGCCGATCGCCGCGGGGCTCACCGACGAGCGCGAATCCGTCCGCGCCGACGTCGCGGCGGCGCTCGAAGCCGTGGCGACGGACCGTCCCGAGTCCGTCGGCGCGGTCGTCGACCGACTCGCGTCGAGCCTCGACGCCGAGGCCGCCGTCCGCGAGGCGGCCGTCGCTGCCGTCAGGGCCGTTATCGGGACCGTCCCCGATGCGGTCGTCCCGGCCGTCGGCCCGCTCGTCGAGCGACTCGAGGATTCACTCGAGACGGTCCGGATCGATGCGGCCGCCGCGCTGGCGACCCTGGCGACGGAGCGGCCCGACGCGGTCGAGCCGGCCGTCGAACCGCTTGCGGACCGGCTGGCGGACGGCGATCCGCCGGTTCGACGGCACGGCGTCGCGGCCATCGCCACCGTCGGGGACGAGACTCCCGCGGCGCTCGTCCCCGTCGTCGGCGAACTCGCGGACGTGCTCGCGGCCGACGACAACGATGACGACGTGCGGCTCGAGGCCGCCCGCGCCATCGCGGCGGTCGCCGAAACGCGCCCCCGTTCGATCCGACCGATCGTCCCGCGACTCGCCGACCGACTCGCCGACTCCCACGAACCGGTTCGCGATCACGCGGTCGACGCGCTCGGCGCAGTCGCGCTCGCGGACGCCGACGACGAGGTCGACGTCCCGGCGCTGATCGACCGGCTCGAGGCGGACGACGAGTGGGTTCGGGGCTACGCCGCCCGCAGGCTGGCCGAGATCGCCGAATCAGGGGTCGCCGACCCGCATCCGGCGGTCCGCTCGCTGCGTCGGCGCCTCGACCACGACAGCGCGGCGGTGCGGCGGTCGGCCGCCAGGGATCTCGTCCCGATCGCCGCCGAGCGGCCTCGAGAGGCGCGCGAAGCGGTCCCATCGCTCGGCGACCGGCTCTCCGACGATGACGCGAGCGTCCGAAACAACGCGGCGCTCGCGCTCTCGCGACTCGCCGAGACGCATCCCGACGACGTCCGCCCGGCGCTCAACGGGCTGTTCGCCGTGGTCGACGACTCGGACCGCAGCGTCCGCGAAACGGTCCGCGAGACGCTCACCGCGGTCGCATCCGTCTCGCGCGGCGACTGCCGGCCACCGGTCGCGCTCGCCGTCGCGGAGGTCGACGCCGACGAGGCGGCGATCCGCGTCGCCGCCTGCGAGGCACTGGCCGTCCTCGGCTGCGAGACGGGGGCCGAGACGACGGCCGCCGTCGGCGCCGTCTGCGACCTGCTCGTCGAGCCGACGTCGAGGGTCCGCGCCGCGGCCCTGGACACGCTCGAGACGCTCCTCGCCGCGGATATCGAGACCGAGCCGACGCCGTCCGAGGCGGTCGTCGAGATCGTCTCGGCCGACGACGAGCGCGCGACGGCGGTGGCGACGGCGCTCGCCGACATCGCGCGGATCGACCCGGAACTGATCGCCGAGGCCGCGACCCCGCTCGTCGAACAGCTGCGAGCGGCGACGGGCGACCGACGGCGGGCGCTGGTGCGGACGCTGACGACGGTCGTCGGGGCGACCGATCGCAGACCGGTTACGGAACTCCTCCTCGGTGACCTCGAGTCGGCCGACGCCGACCGAGCGTCGATCGCCCGCGATATCGCCCGATCGGCGGCAGCCGCTCCGGCCGACGCGGTGACCTGTCGAGATCGACTGATCGACCTGGTCGACGATGACGACGACGCGGTTCGGGGGTACGCGACGCTGGCGCTCGGGACGCTCGCCGTCACGGGCGACGACGGCTCCGCGCTGAGCGAGGCGCTCGGCGACGTCGATGACCGGCTGCTCGACGCGGCCTCGCTGGTGAGCGGCGGCGAGACGCCGAGTCTCGACGGGATCGAGGATCAGCTCTCCGGGCTGGGAACGCGCGTCGCAGACGAGCCGTGGGTCGCCGGCCTCGCCGTTCTCGCGCTCTCGGTGCTCGCCGACGAGGCCGAGCGCCTGCGGCCGACCGGCGTCTCGGAGATCGCCACTGGGCTCACCGTCGAGAGTCCGGTCGTCCGAGCCACCGCCGGGCGCACGCTCGCGACGATGGCCGCGGACGATCCCCGCGGACTCGAGGCGGCGACCGACGAGTTGCGCGCCGCGCTGTCTGACCCCGACGCCGACGTCCGAGCGACGGCCGGGTCGGCCCTGGCCGAGGTCGCCGCAGCGACTGACTCGCTCGCGGCCGACGAGGATCTCGTCGCCGCGCTCCGCTCGCGCCTCGCCGATCCCGACGGGCGCGTCCGAGCCCGTGCGATCCGGACGCTGACGGCGCTCGAGGCGGTCGACTCGCTGCCCGCGATTCAGCCGCTGGTCGACGACCCTGTTCCCGCCGTCTCGACCGCGGCGACGACCGCGACGGCGCGGCTCGAGGACGCTCGCGACGAGGGGGTCGCCGAGTCCGACTGGCCGATGGCCCGCGCGGGTCCGGCGGGCACCGGGTTCGCCGGCGACGGGGACGCGCTCGGCGGGCGGCCCGCCAAACGGTGGCGCGTCGAGACCGACGGCACCGCCGACGCTCCGCCGACGCTGGTCGGCGACACCGTCTTCGTCACGACCGACGACGGCCGCGTCGCCGCACTGGCGCTCGAGGACGGGAGCGAGCGCTGGCGGGTCGAGACCGACGCACCGATCGGAACCACGCCCGCCGTGGTCGACGAGACGGTCTACGTCGGCGGTGACGCCGCGATCGACGCGCTCGATCTCGAGACGGGAGACCGGGCCTGGCGATATCGAACGGACGCCGCCGTCCGAACGTCGCCGGTCGTCGCCGACGGAACGGTCTATGTCGGCGGCGAGACCCTCCACGCGATCGACGCCGACACCGGCCGGCCGGTCTGGACTGCACCGCTCGCGGACGCGCTCGTCGGCGTCGCCGTCGACGACGGCGTCATGTACGCCGCCTGTGAGGAGCGGGTGATCGCGCTCGCGGCCGACGACGGGAGCCGGCGCTGGGAGACTGACCTCGACCTCGAGGGCGCGGGACGGACGTCACCGGCGGTCGCCGATGGAACCGTCTTCGTCGCCCGTGGCGGAACCCTCTACGCGCTGTCGACCGCCGACGGATCGCGCCGGTTCCGGTTCGATACCGGCGGTCGGTTCGCCGCCTCGCCGGCCGTCGCGGACGGGCGCGTCTACGCCGCCAGCACCGACGGGAGCGTCTACGCGGTCGACGCGACGACGGGTGCCGAGCACTGGCGGGTCGACGCCGGCGAGCTGACGACCGATCCGGTCGTCATCGACGACGCCGTCTGCCTGGGAACCGGCGACGGCCACGTCACCGCGCTGGCGACCGGCGACGGCTCCCGACAGTGGGAACTCGCGGTCGAGCCCGTCACGGACGTGACGGCGATCGCCGTCGCGAGCGGTCGGCTCTGCCTCGTCGGACCCGACGGGATCACGGCGATCGGGGACGCACAGTCGTCCTGGAAGGAGTCGATTTCGGGACTGTTCACGCGGTTCGGAAACGGGTCGTCGTAG
- a CDS encoding ABC transporter substrate-binding protein — MGANETTPDEFPAPGWTNERTTEWSRETTRRGLLAALGAASTGALAGCSAMLGSESVTTFRVGTLRPPITLDPIRARAIGSEQAIGRIFDGLYEYSNGTETVPKIATGEPQFEDDGRTAVVELDDRARFQNGREVVADDVAYSFTAPVEEDAPTAWRVSPIESVDAVDERTVRFTLEAPYPALDHALSYPIVPRQEREDDREAFATDPIGAGPFEVASFSAETKATLSRWDDYWGEPTPAIDRFTVAYVEFPMTQLTSLRTNRNDAIEPVSPMIVDHVSDVSNASVTRRQGYTSFYFGFNLNQGPTTDPRVREAISYCLDLEKAVAEFIEPMGERQYSPLPPQVAAEWDMPTDEWADLANETNPERARQLFREADEASGQLRILTTTDPKHKEFGEALAGGLRDASHGALVISKPESVFLERSVTGSERDYSVFVGEITGTPDPDSHLYPTFHENTAGVTNGTFYREDAVMERLTAARETENRERRRRLYEEAITRLLEDRVCLPICSFDNSFAVDAGIENFRVHPIARVNPRLAWENEVVTVGSES, encoded by the coding sequence ATGGGAGCCAACGAGACGACACCGGACGAATTCCCCGCTCCGGGGTGGACGAACGAACGGACGACCGAGTGGTCCCGTGAGACGACGCGGCGCGGCCTGCTCGCCGCTCTTGGTGCTGCGAGCACCGGTGCACTCGCGGGCTGTTCGGCGATGCTCGGCTCGGAATCGGTGACCACTTTTCGCGTCGGAACGCTCCGTCCGCCGATTACGCTCGATCCGATCCGTGCACGCGCTATCGGCTCCGAACAGGCGATCGGCCGAATCTTCGACGGGCTCTACGAGTACAGTAACGGGACCGAAACCGTACCCAAAATCGCCACCGGTGAACCGCAGTTCGAGGACGACGGCCGGACGGCCGTCGTCGAACTCGACGACCGGGCGCGGTTCCAGAACGGACGCGAGGTGGTCGCCGACGACGTGGCCTACTCGTTTACCGCGCCCGTCGAGGAAGACGCGCCGACGGCGTGGCGAGTGAGTCCGATCGAGTCGGTCGACGCCGTCGACGAACGCACCGTCAGGTTCACGCTCGAGGCTCCGTATCCGGCCCTCGACCACGCCCTCTCCTACCCGATCGTTCCCCGCCAGGAGCGGGAAGACGACAGGGAGGCGTTCGCGACGGACCCGATCGGTGCCGGTCCGTTCGAGGTGGCGTCGTTCAGCGCGGAAACGAAGGCCACGCTGTCGCGCTGGGACGACTACTGGGGTGAGCCGACGCCCGCGATCGATCGATTCACCGTGGCGTACGTCGAGTTCCCGATGACGCAGCTGACGAGCCTCCGAACGAACCGCAACGATGCGATCGAGCCGGTCTCTCCGATGATCGTCGATCACGTCAGCGACGTGTCGAACGCGTCGGTGACGCGACGGCAGGGGTACACGTCGTTCTACTTCGGCTTCAACCTGAACCAGGGGCCGACGACCGACCCGCGGGTTCGGGAGGCGATCAGCTACTGTCTCGATCTCGAGAAAGCGGTCGCCGAGTTCATCGAGCCGATGGGAGAGCGCCAGTACAGTCCGCTACCGCCGCAGGTCGCCGCGGAGTGGGACATGCCGACCGACGAGTGGGCCGACCTCGCGAACGAGACGAACCCCGAGAGGGCTCGGCAACTGTTCCGCGAGGCCGACGAGGCGAGCGGCCAACTCCGCATCCTCACCACGACGGATCCGAAACACAAGGAGTTCGGCGAGGCGCTGGCCGGCGGCCTCCGGGACGCCAGTCACGGCGCGCTCGTGATCTCGAAGCCCGAATCCGTCTTCCTCGAGCGGTCCGTCACCGGCTCCGAGCGCGACTACTCGGTGTTCGTCGGCGAGATAACCGGGACGCCCGATCCGGACTCGCACCTCTATCCGACGTTCCACGAGAACACGGCCGGAGTGACCAACGGGACGTTCTACCGCGAGGACGCGGTCATGGAACGGCTCACGGCGGCTCGCGAGACCGAGAACCGCGAGCGGCGACGCCGGCTCTACGAGGAAGCGATCACTCGTCTGCTCGAGGACCGGGTCTGTCTGCCGATCTGTTCGTTCGATAACAGCTTCGCCGTGGACGCGGGCATCGAGAACTTCCGCGTCCATCCGATCGCGCGGGTCAATCCTCGGCTCGCGTGGGAAAACGAGGTCGTCACGGTGGGATCAGAGTCATGA
- a CDS encoding APC family permease, which yields MSEESGFGLGTAVALGVGGIVGGGIYAAIGIVVAAAGILTWFAYSLATVVVLCCAYSYVKLNDATDSDGGSVTYIEELTGRSTIAGVVGWTLVVGYIGTMAMYAYAFGMYGQMLIGYEYVWGLPIRQFLSVGVLAVFVGLNLLGAGSSAAVERYLVFVQAGIIAAFGLIGLWYGAANYQLRLGFSEFGINPILAASVGFVSFEGWQLLFYDQEQFEDPDETLAKGVFVSIPIAAAIYVLVGFVITTLLPEEVVAAQPEPALLYGALLISKWLALAVGLAGLISTASAINSTLFSEAIFAKNLIGDDILPHEMGDPDADAAPKRTVIVIGLLTAAFTVLGSLEAVVEFASLAFIVVFGAMSALALTMRDSDAVDVNPIPPLLGVVGSAAFFVMLTWYLYSQLPAVFWLVVVIAAVVFAVEAMYFKRRALSEGIRQVEKRV from the coding sequence ATGAGCGAGGAGAGCGGATTCGGGCTCGGAACGGCCGTTGCGCTCGGCGTCGGCGGCATCGTCGGCGGCGGGATCTACGCGGCGATCGGCATCGTCGTGGCCGCCGCGGGGATCCTGACGTGGTTCGCTTACAGTCTCGCGACCGTCGTCGTCCTGTGCTGTGCCTACTCGTACGTCAAATTGAACGACGCGACCGACAGCGACGGCGGCTCGGTCACGTACATCGAGGAACTGACGGGGAGATCGACGATCGCGGGCGTAGTCGGCTGGACGCTCGTCGTCGGGTATATCGGGACGATGGCGATGTACGCCTACGCGTTCGGCATGTACGGGCAGATGCTGATCGGCTACGAGTACGTCTGGGGGCTGCCGATCCGGCAGTTCCTCTCTGTCGGCGTGCTCGCGGTCTTCGTCGGGTTGAACCTCCTCGGCGCGGGATCGTCGGCGGCGGTCGAACGGTACCTCGTGTTCGTACAGGCGGGCATCATCGCCGCGTTCGGCCTGATCGGTCTGTGGTACGGCGCTGCGAACTACCAACTGCGACTCGGCTTCTCAGAGTTCGGAATCAATCCCATCCTCGCGGCCTCCGTCGGCTTCGTCTCCTTCGAGGGATGGCAACTGCTGTTCTACGACCAGGAGCAGTTCGAGGATCCGGACGAGACGCTCGCGAAGGGCGTGTTCGTCTCGATCCCGATTGCGGCGGCCATCTACGTTCTCGTCGGGTTCGTGATCACGACCCTCCTCCCCGAGGAGGTCGTCGCCGCCCAGCCCGAACCCGCGCTGCTCTACGGCGCACTGCTCATCTCGAAGTGGCTCGCGCTCGCGGTCGGCCTCGCCGGCCTCATCTCGACGGCCAGCGCGATCAACTCGACACTGTTCAGCGAGGCCATCTTCGCCAAGAACCTGATCGGTGACGACATCTTGCCCCACGAGATGGGCGACCCCGACGCCGACGCCGCCCCGAAACGAACCGTGATCGTCATCGGCCTCCTGACGGCCGCGTTCACCGTCCTCGGCAGCCTCGAGGCCGTCGTGGAGTTCGCCTCGCTGGCCTTCATCGTCGTCTTCGGCGCGATGAGCGCGCTCGCACTGACGATGCGCGATTCCGACGCGGTCGACGTCAACCCGATCCCGCCGCTGCTCGGCGTCGTCGGCTCGGCCGCGTTCTTCGTCATGCTGACGTGGTACCTCTACTCGCAACTGCCCGCGGTCTTCTGGCTGGTCGTCGTCATCGCGGCGGTGGTATTCGCGGTCGAAGCGATGTACTTCAAACGACGGGCGCTCTCGGAAGGGATCCGACAGGTCGAAAAACGGGTCTGA
- a CDS encoding DNA topoisomerase I has translation MELIITEKDNAARRIADILSGGTYDSSRENGVNVYEWGGKRCVGLSGHVVGVDFPSEYSDWRDVEPVELIDANVEKTATKENIVATLRLLSRRAQRVTIATDYDREGELIGKEAYDIVRNVDEDVPIRRVRFSSITENEVQSAFDEPDELDFDLAAAGEARQIIDLIWGAALTRYLSLSAGQLGDDFISVGRVQSPTLKLIVDREREIQAFEPEDYWELFADLTKDETAFEAQYFYRDEDDNEAERVWEEATADEVYETLADRDAATVVDVNRRTRTDTPPEPFNTTQFIRAAGAIGYSAKRAMSIAEDLYTAGYITYPRTDNTVYPDDLDPEELLDEFVSHPSLGESAESLLEADEIVPTEGDEETTDHPPIHPTGEIPSRGGDVSDDEWEVYELVVRRFYATVADAAVWEHLKVVAEVDDHRLKSNGKRLVEPGYHDVYPYFSTTENYVPDVDEGEELALSDVELEDKQTQPPRRYGQSRLIETMEDMGIGTKSTRHNTLEKLYDRGYIESDPPRPTKLAMAVVDAAENYADRIVSEEMTAQLEADMDAIASGEATLDDVTDESREMLEEIFANLADSRDEIGDHLRKSLKDDKRLGPCPECGEDLLVRRSRHGSYFIGCDGYPDCENTLPLPSTGKPLILEEECEEHGLNEVKMLAGRQTFVHGCPLCKAEDAGEGPVLGDCPDCGEEHGGELAVKTLQSGSRLVGCTRYPDCEYSLPLPRRGDIEVTDEHCDEHELPEIVVHSGDEPWELGCPICNYQEFQARESESGSDLEALDGVGAKTVEKLADAGIEDLEDLTEADPDTVASDVEGVSADRIRSWQAKA, from the coding sequence GTGGAGCTGATCATCACGGAGAAGGACAACGCGGCCCGCCGGATCGCCGACATCCTGAGCGGCGGGACCTACGACTCGAGTCGCGAGAACGGAGTCAACGTCTACGAGTGGGGCGGAAAGCGCTGCGTGGGGCTGTCGGGCCACGTCGTCGGCGTCGACTTCCCCTCCGAATACTCCGACTGGCGGGACGTCGAGCCGGTCGAGTTGATCGACGCGAACGTCGAGAAGACGGCGACGAAGGAGAACATCGTCGCGACGTTGCGATTGCTGTCCCGGCGCGCACAGCGCGTGACGATCGCGACCGACTACGACCGCGAGGGCGAACTGATCGGCAAGGAGGCCTACGATATCGTCCGCAACGTCGACGAGGACGTGCCGATTCGCCGGGTTCGGTTCTCCTCGATCACGGAAAACGAGGTCCAGAGCGCGTTCGACGAACCCGACGAACTCGACTTCGATCTCGCGGCCGCCGGCGAGGCCCGCCAGATCATCGACCTGATTTGGGGGGCTGCGCTCACCCGCTATCTCTCCCTGTCGGCGGGCCAACTCGGCGACGACTTCATCTCCGTCGGCCGGGTGCAGTCGCCGACCCTCAAACTGATCGTCGACCGCGAGCGCGAGATTCAGGCCTTCGAGCCCGAGGACTACTGGGAGCTGTTCGCGGATCTGACGAAGGACGAGACGGCCTTCGAAGCGCAGTACTTCTACCGCGACGAGGACGACAACGAGGCCGAACGCGTCTGGGAGGAGGCCACCGCGGACGAGGTCTACGAGACGCTCGCCGACCGCGATGCCGCAACGGTCGTCGACGTCAACCGGCGGACCCGCACCGACACGCCGCCGGAGCCGTTCAACACGACCCAGTTCATCCGCGCGGCGGGCGCCATCGGCTACTCGGCCAAGCGAGCGATGTCGATCGCCGAGGACCTCTACACCGCCGGCTACATCACCTATCCGCGGACCGACAACACCGTCTACCCCGACGATCTCGACCCCGAGGAACTCTTAGACGAGTTCGTCAGCCATCCGTCGCTCGGCGAGAGCGCCGAGTCGCTGCTCGAGGCCGACGAGATCGTCCCCACCGAGGGCGACGAGGAGACGACCGACCACCCGCCGATTCACCCGACGGGCGAGATCCCGAGCCGCGGCGGCGACGTCAGCGACGACGAGTGGGAGGTCTACGAGCTCGTTGTCCGGCGGTTCTACGCGACCGTCGCCGACGCCGCGGTCTGGGAACACCTCAAGGTCGTCGCCGAAGTCGACGATCACCGGCTCAAGTCCAACGGCAAGCGCCTCGTCGAGCCCGGCTACCACGACGTCTATCCGTACTTCAGTACGACGGAGAACTACGTCCCCGACGTCGACGAGGGCGAGGAACTGGCGCTCTCCGACGTCGAACTCGAGGACAAACAGACCCAGCCACCGCGGCGATACGGCCAGTCGCGGCTCATCGAGACGATGGAGGACATGGGGATCGGCACGAAGTCGACGCGTCACAACACCCTCGAGAAGCTGTACGATCGGGGCTACATCGAGAGCGATCCGCCGCGGCCGACGAAGCTCGCGATGGCCGTCGTCGACGCGGCCGAGAACTACGCCGACCGGATCGTCAGCGAGGAGATGACCGCCCAGCTCGAGGCCGACATGGACGCCATCGCCAGCGGCGAGGCCACCCTCGACGACGTCACCGATGAGTCCCGGGAGATGCTCGAGGAGATCTTCGCGAACCTCGCCGACTCGCGCGACGAGATCGGCGACCACCTCCGCAAGTCGCTGAAAGACGACAAGCGGCTGGGGCCGTGTCCCGAGTGCGGCGAGGACCTGCTCGTGCGCCGGAGCCGCCACGGCTCGTACTTCATCGGCTGCGACGGCTACCCCGACTGCGAGAACACGCTGCCGCTGCCCTCGACCGGCAAGCCGCTCATCCTCGAGGAGGAGTGCGAGGAGCACGGCCTGAACGAGGTCAAGATGCTCGCGGGCCGGCAGACGTTCGTCCACGGCTGTCCGCTCTGTAAGGCCGAGGACGCCGGCGAGGGGCCGGTGCTGGGCGACTGTCCGGACTGCGGCGAGGAACACGGGGGCGAGTTGGCGGTCAAGACCCTCCAGAGCGGCTCCCGGCTGGTCGGCTGTACGCGCTACCCCGACTGCGAGTACTCGCTGCCCCTGCCCCGGCGGGGCGATATCGAGGTCACCGACGAGCACTGCGACGAACACGAACTCCCCGAGATCGTCGTCCACAGCGGCGACGAGCCCTGGGAACTGGGTTGTCCAATCTGTAACTATCAGGAGTTCCAGGCCCGCGAGAGCGAGTCGGGCTCGGACCTCGAGGCGCTCGACGGGGTCGGCGCGAAGACCGTCGAGAAGCTCGCCGACGCGGGGATCGAGGACCTCGAGGACCTGACCGAGGCCGATCCCGACACCGTCGCGTCGGACGTCGAGGGCGTCAGCGCCGATCGCATCCGGAGCTGGCAGGCGAAGGCGTAG